A stretch of the Equus caballus isolate H_3958 breed thoroughbred chromosome X, TB-T2T, whole genome shotgun sequence genome encodes the following:
- the RNF113A gene encoding E3 ubiquitin-protein ligase RNF113A, with product MAEELSPGKMTEQVCTFLFKKPGRKGAAGRRKRPVRDQERGDSSSSSSEEGSTVVRPEKKRATHNPMIQKTRGSGKQKVAYGDLSSEEEEEKEPETLGVVYKSTRSAKPVGPEDMGATAVYELDTEKERDAQAIFERSQKIQEELRGKEDDKIYRGINNYQKYMKPKDTSMGNASSGMVRKGPIRAPEHLRATVRWDYQPDICKDYKETGFCGFGDSCKFLHDRSDYKHGWQIERELDEGRYGVYEDENYEVGSDDEEIPFKCFICRQTFQNPVVTKCRHYFCESCALQHFRTTPRCYVCDQQTNGVFNPAKELIAKLEKHRAAEEGGASDFPEDPDEGPIPIT from the coding sequence ATGGCAGAGGAACTTTCTCCAGGAAAGATGACAGAGCAGGTGTGCACCTTCCTCTTCAAAAAGCCTGGGCGGAAAGGAGCTGCAGGTCGCAGAAAGCGCCCAGTCCGCGACCAAGAGCGCggagacagcagcagcagcagcagcgaagAAGGCAGCACTGTGGTTCGCCCTGAAAAGAAGAGGGCGACCCACAATCCAATGATACAGAAGACCCGTGGCAGTGGTAAACAGAAGGTGGCTTACGGGGACTTGAGTagcgaggaagaggaggagaaggagcccgAGACTCTCGGCGTGGTCTATAAGTCCACCCGCTCGGCGAAACCCGTGGGGCCAGAGGATATGGGGGCGACTGCTGTCTACGAGCTAGACACAGAGAAGGAGCGTGACGCACAGGCCATCTTTGAGCGCAGCCAGAAGATCCAGGAAGAGCTGAGGGGCAAGGAAGATGACAAGATCTATCGGGGAATCAACAACTATCAGAAATACATGAAGCCCAAGGATACGTCTATGGGCAATGCGTCCTCCGGGATGGTGAGGAAAGGCCCCATCCGAGCTCCCGAGCATCTACGCGCCACCGTGCGCTGGGATTACCAGCCCGACATTTGTAAGGACTACAAGGAGACTGGCTTCTGCGGCTTCGGAGATAGCTGCAAATTCCTCCATGATCGTTCAGATTACAAGCATGGGTGGCAGATCGAACGTGAGCTTGATGAGGGTCGCTATGGTGTCTATGAGGACGAAAACTATGAAGTGGGCAGCGATGATGAGGAAATACCATTCAAGTGTTTCATCTGTCGCCAGACCTTCCAAAACCCAGTTGTCACCAAGTGCAGGCATTATTTCTGCGAGAGCTGTGCACTGCAGCATTTCCGCACCACCCCGCGCTGCTATGTCTGTGACCAGCAAACCAATGGCGTCTTCAATCCAGCGAAAGAATTGATCGCTAAACTGGAGAAGCATCGAGCTGCGGAAGAGGGTGGTGCTTCCGATTTCCCAGAAGACCCCGATGAGGGTCCAATTCCCATTACTTAG
- the NDUFA1 gene encoding NADH dehydrogenase [ubiquinone] 1 alpha subcomplex subunit 1, producing the protein MWFEILPGMAVMAVCLLIPGVATARIHRFTNGGKEKRVAHYSYQWSLMERDRRVSGVNRYYVSKGLENID; encoded by the exons ATGTGGTTCGAGATTCTCCCCGGGATGGCCGTCATGGCCGTGTGCTTGCTCATCCCCGGGGTGGCCACCGCTCGCATCCACAGGTTCACTAACGGGGGCAAG GAAAAAAGAGTTGCCCATTATTCATATCAATGGAGTTTGATGGAAAGAGATAGGCGCGTCTCTGGAGTGAATCGTTATTATGTGTCAAAG